A stretch of DNA from Microbacterium croceum:
GATGCCACGGTCGCGTATGAGATCGCGGTCGCCCCGGCGGCGATCTCGGAAGTCCCCGCGGTTCCCGCACCAGAGTCGGGAGAAGCAGGCTCCGGCGATCAGCTGGCCGAGAGCGGCGTCGAGCCGGGCGCGACGCCCCTCGTCGCATTCCTCGCGCTCGTCGCAGGCGGGCTCATGATCGCGACGTCGCGGGCTCGTCGCTCGCCGTCGGCTGCCTGAGAACAGGCGCGTCACCGGGGCGTGAGGCGCGCGACTCACTCACCAGCACCACGCCCACCCCGGCGCCGCACAGCACGAATCCGGCGAGCGTCACCGCCGTGAGCTGCTCGCCGAGCAGCAGCGCTCCCGCCGCAGCCGTGGCGGGAGCGACCAGGAACAACAGTGCGTTGAGCGCGGTGATCCCGACACGGCGCAGCAGCCACCAGTAGAGGCCGTACGCGGCGAGAGTCGGGAAAGCTGCGGAGAAGGTCGCCGCGACCCAGAACGACACGGATGCCGACGGCACGAGCGCTCCCGCGAACGCGGCGATCATCAGGAGTGCCGCGGCGGTCACGGTCACGTGGATCGTGAGCGTCAGGAGCACTCCGGTGTGCACCGAGGAACGCCTCTGCAGGAAGGTGCCCACGATCAGGCACGCCATCGCGAGCGCCGGGAGCAGATATGCCGCAGGAGGAGCGGCGGAACCGCCGAGTTGCGATCGCACCACCAGGAGGACGCCGATCGCGCCGAGCAGCAACCCCGCCCACTGCGCCGCACGCACTCGGAGACCCAGCAGCGGCCCGACGAGCATCGCGACCACCAGGGGCTGCACGGCGTCGATCAGTGCCGTCGTGCCGGTGGCGACGCCGGCCGCGACGGCCGCATACACGGCGGCACAGTAACCGAACTGTGCGAAGACGCCGATCAGAGCCTGACGGCGCATGTCGACACGGGGCACGCCTCGCGCCGCACCCGTGGCGAGCACGATGACGATCAGCACCACCGCGAGCGGGACGAACCGCCACACGAGCAGGGTCAGCGGGGAGGCATCGGCGGCGAGGGCCGGCACGACGAAGCCGGAGCTCCAGGCCGCGACGAAGGCTGCCGAGGCGAGGATGGTGATTCCGAGCCGAAGTACACCGATCTGTTTACTCATTGAGTCGACTATACAGGTTGGTATACTCGACCCATGCTCACGTCCGTTCCCGAGCTCGCCCCGCTCACCCCCGGCGCCGCCCGCGTGCTCGACGCCGCCTCACGACTGTTCTACGAGCGCGGCATCCATGCCGTGGGCGTCGACACGATCGCCGAGACCGCAGGGGTCACCAAGAAGACGCTCTACGACCGATTCGGGTCGAAGGAGGCGCTGGTCATCGCGTATCTGCAGCACAGGGATGCGAAGTGGCGGGCGCATGTCGCCGACCACCTGTCCCGCATCCCCGCCCCCGGCACCGACCGCGTGCTGGCGATCTTCGATGCCGCGATCACCTGGTCCGACGATTACAGCCCCAAGGGCTGCAGCGCGATCAACGCCCGCGCCGAGATCGGCGACGGCCACGACGGCCACCCCGTGTTCCCCGAGGTGGCCAGGCAAAAGGTCTGGCTGCTCGACGTCTTCACCGACCTCTGCCGCGAGGCGGGGGTCGCGGACGCCGCAGCGATGGCGCGGGCGATGATGCTGCTCTACGAGGGCGCCATCGTCACGGTCGGGATGGAGACGTTCGCGCAGCCCTTCGAGGTGGCACGCGGGTTGGCACGCGGGCTGCTGACCGCTTCGGCGTCTTCCGCTTCACCGCTCTCCACCTGGAGCAGCTCGGCGTGACGTCCTCCTCGACGAGTCCCGGCGAGACGGAGCCTCACCGCAGGCCATCCTCGCAATCGCTGCCCGCGCGCGCTTCCCACCACAGCTCGTACTCCGGTCCGTCTCCCGCGTCCACGGTCCACGGAGGAAAGCGGACGTACTGCTCCATCGCGAGGCCCCACGACGCATCGGCCCTCGTCGAGCGGGGGTCGTCCGCGGGCAGATCGTCCTCCGTCGTCCACGATTCAGCCGGATGGCTCTTCGCCCAGTCGTAGATGAGTTGCCCCGTCTGGGACCAGTCTCGTGAGTTCATCGACTCGGCGATCGAGGCAGGCATCCGCAGCCGGTTCGGAGTCTTGTAGTCGTACGTGCAGGAGTATGTGCGCCCGTCATCTCCGACATAGCTCAAAGCGATCGTCACGTCGGTGGTGAAGCCGGGCCTGTGCACCAGGGCGAGCGCCGCCACGGTGATGACCGCGGCGGTCGCAGCGATCGCGACCACCCACCATGCGCGTCTCCGCCGCGTCGGCGAAGGTGTTCCGGACTCGATCGACATCAGAAGTCATCGTAGCGAGACCGGTGCGGCCCGGCCATTCCTCGCGCGTTCGGCCGGACGGGGTGACCCGTGGCGGTCGCCCCGAGGCGCCCCTGTCGCCGAAGCCGGCTGGTCCGACTGCAGGTGCCACGGGACGTTCGGCCTACCGGCTGTCGAGCTCTCGGGTCGATCCTGGTGCGATGGATGTGGAGGGGCCGGAGATGACCAGGGGCGGGCGTGGCGTCAGGGTGGTGGAGAGAAGCGGGGTGTGGGGCTTCTTCTTCCTATTGGCCTTCATCGGAGCGGCGATCTACTTCGCCTCGCAGTCCGACGGAAGATTCTGGACCGTCGTCCTCGGGCTCCTACAAGCGATCGTGTGGCCGGCCTATCTCGTCTACCACGTGCTCGAGTCGCTGGGTGTGTGATCGCCGCCCGGTGCCCCTGGGGCGGCGAAGAAGACGCGGACGAACGCCACGCGTGGCCGCGGGACCGAGCTCCGCGTGTCGGAGGGGAGGCCCGTGCAGGGCAGAACGAGGGGCGCCGTCCCGGGACGGCGCCCCTCTTGCGACCCCCGGGAAGCGGTGCGCCGTACCCGAATCGGCATGACACCGCCTCGAACCGGAGGGAGACCCGCGCCGAGGCCCCTCGGCTCACTCCGCCGCGATGCTCCTCGAGACCCGCGAAGCCGAACGAATGACCACAAGACACCCGGTCATCCGGGCGATCTGAGCGCGGAGGAAGCCGTCGCCGAACAGATCGTGTCGAATGCTCCCCATCTCTCAGTGGAGACTCACGTTGATCCGGTTGTCGACGTCGGTGACGTGCGGCGATGACCAGGCCGCGTCTTCGGCCTGGTGGCTCTCAGCCCACGACCGCACGGTGCCGGTGAGTGTGACTCTGCCACCGTCCACCTTGACGTGGATGTTCCGGGCATCGATCTGAGCGTGACGGGCGAGTGCGTTCGTGATGCGCTCGCTGGTGTCCGTTGCCGACGGACGGGCCTTCAGCGTGATCATGCTGTTGACGGTGTACACGCCCCGCAAGTACTGAACAGACCGTTTCGCCGCCTTCCGCTGGAAGTCCCAGTCGACCTCACCAGTGAGCGTGACATTGTGGTGATCGATTGAAGCATGCACGGTATCGGGAACGTTGGCTGCTCTCTCGAGCGCGCGTTCGACTTCTTTGGCGATGTCGGTCTCCGTGACAGGCCATGGCGCTCTCGGGTGCACGGTCAGGTTGTCGACGACGGCTCGAACACCGCGGACCCGGAAGGCGGCGCGCTTCGCAGCAAGACGCTCGGCGTAGGTGTCGACTTCTCCCGAGAGCGTGACGGCGCCGTCCTCCACAGCGACGCCGATGCCCGCGGAATCGACATCGGGGGTCCACTCGAGTTCATCGGTGACCAGCGTCTGCACATCGAGGTCGCGGTCTGTGGCAATGGTCATGAGACATGCTCCTTTCTGGCTTCTCTATCTGCGTGCCGACGGCACACAGATACAGTGCGTCGCCCGCGCGATCCACACCAGGGCCTTAGGTCCCACCTGCGACTCACCCGAGGCGGGGTGTGTTCACTGCTGCGAGAGCTGGCTCGACCCGCAAGCCCGCGTGGGCGAGGCACAAGCCGAGGTCGTCTACCTCACCTCGGGCGCCTCGAACGTGTACGCGAGCCGGGCGCTTGGGGACGGCGGTGAATGGTGCTGTGACATCAACGGCCGATCGGACGACTAGGGCGAGTCGTTGGTCGAGGGAGCGTCGGCGCCGCGCTGGAGCTGTTGGGCCAGCAAGGGCAGCTTTCTCAACCCGAGAAGCATCGCTACGGAGGCGAGACCCGGTCCGAGGGCTGTCCACCACATTCGGGCAGTTCTCTCTACGAACACAAAAGTGGCCACCATCGCGATCGTGACGACGAGCGCGAACACTCCGACGATCAGCATAAGCACCTGCTGGATTCTGAGCTTGCGGTCTTCGTTCATGACACGACTATGCACCGAGCAGCGATCGGGGCGACGACGAGGTGACCACGATGATCGGCTACCTCCGCGTCAGCAAGGGGAGCTTCCGCAACTGCGCGGACGGCAGCTCCTGGCGCGTCCGTCCGTCGAACGTCAGAGCGACGAATTTCCTGCCTGCTTCGATGAGGGCCTGTTCTCGCTTATCCACGAGGTCATCCTGGCAGAGCCTGTGGACAACAGGAGTCCTTTTGGAGCCCTTGGCGTTCCAGAACATGCAGAAGGCCCGGAGACTCTTGCGAGTTTCCGGGCCTTACCTGGTCGGGCTGACAGGATTTGAACCTGCGACCCCTTGACCCCCAGTCAAGTGCGCTACCAAGCTGCGCCACAGCCCGTTGTTCTGCACTCTCGCGCAGGCAACTCCCCTATCTTAGCCTGACCCGGCGGCGCTCCGCGAACCGGGCCGTTGCGAGTGTCGGACGCCCCGCGTAGCGTGCCGTGCATGGTGACGATCACGACCGAGGTGGCCACGGCGGCCCGTTGGGATGACGTGCAGCACGCCCTCACCGGCGGGGGCGACGGAGCGAGCTGCCAGTGCATCTGGCCAGTGCTGAGCAACAAGGACTGGAACCAGACGACCACTGCGCAGCGCACGCAGATGTTCCACGAGGAGATCGATGCGGGCCCGCCTCCCGGCATCGTGGCCTACGTCGACGGCGAAGCTGCCGGATGGATCCGTATCGGTCCGCGCACCCGCCAGGCCCGCATTCCACGCACCCGCATGATCGCCGCCGCGACCACCGAGCCGTTCGACGACGAGTCGGTGTGGGCCGTGACGTGCTTCGTGGTGCGCCGGGAACACCGCGGCACCGGACTCAACGGCGAACTCCTTCGCGCAGCCATCGACTACGCCCGCGAATCCGGTGCACGTTTGATCGAGGGCTACCCCGTCGACACGGCGGGCGAGAAGAAGCGCGCCAACGACCTGTTCCACGGCACGCTCAACACGTTCACCACCGTCGGCTTCATCGAGACGGCAGAACTGAAGCCAGGGCGCACACTCGTGACGATGGATCTGACCCGATGACCGTGACCACTAGCGTGGAGCCATGAGCGACGAGCATCCGACCATCGAGCACCCCGAACTCGGCACCTTCACTCGCGCGTCGACCGAGATGACCGACGGAACGGTGCTCACGCACGACTGGTACGTCGGTTCCGTGTCGTCGGAC
This window harbors:
- a CDS encoding DMT family transporter produces the protein MSKQIGVLRLGITILASAAFVAAWSSGFVVPALAADASPLTLLVWRFVPLAVVLIVIVLATGAARGVPRVDMRRQALIGVFAQFGYCAAVYAAVAAGVATGTTALIDAVQPLVVAMLVGPLLGLRVRAAQWAGLLLGAIGVLLVVRSQLGGSAAPPAAYLLPALAMACLIVGTFLQRRSSVHTGVLLTLTIHVTVTAAALLMIAAFAGALVPSASVSFWVAATFSAAFPTLAAYGLYWWLLRRVGITALNALLFLVAPATAAAGALLLGEQLTAVTLAGFVLCGAGVGVVLVSESRASRPGDAPVLRQPTASDEPATSRS
- a CDS encoding TetR/AcrR family transcriptional regulator: MLTSVPELAPLTPGAARVLDAASRLFYERGIHAVGVDTIAETAGVTKKTLYDRFGSKEALVIAYLQHRDAKWRAHVADHLSRIPAPGTDRVLAIFDAAITWSDDYSPKGCSAINARAEIGDGHDGHPVFPEVARQKVWLLDVFTDLCREAGVADAAAMARAMMLLYEGAIVTVGMETFAQPFEVARGLARGLLTASASSASPLSTWSSSA
- a CDS encoding BON domain-containing protein codes for the protein MTIATDRDLDVQTLVTDELEWTPDVDSAGIGVAVEDGAVTLSGEVDTYAERLAAKRAAFRVRGVRAVVDNLTVHPRAPWPVTETDIAKEVERALERAANVPDTVHASIDHHNVTLTGEVDWDFQRKAAKRSVQYLRGVYTVNSMITLKARPSATDTSERITNALARHAQIDARNIHVKVDGGRVTLTGTVRSWAESHQAEDAAWSSPHVTDVDNRINVSLH
- a CDS encoding GNAT family N-acetyltransferase, with the translated sequence MVTITTEVATAARWDDVQHALTGGGDGASCQCIWPVLSNKDWNQTTTAQRTQMFHEEIDAGPPPGIVAYVDGEAAGWIRIGPRTRQARIPRTRMIAAATTEPFDDESVWAVTCFVVRREHRGTGLNGELLRAAIDYARESGARLIEGYPVDTAGEKKRANDLFHGTLNTFTTVGFIETAELKPGRTLVTMDLTR